In Podarcis muralis chromosome 14, rPodMur119.hap1.1, whole genome shotgun sequence, one genomic interval encodes:
- the PDAP1 gene encoding 28 kDa heat- and acid-stable phosphoprotein, producing the protein MPKGGRKGGHKGRARQYTSPEEIDAQLQAEKQKAKEEEEAEEGGDGATGEPKKKEKSLDSDESEEEEEDDEDYQPKHKGVEGMIDIENPNRVAQTAKKVTQIDMESPRELSRREREEIEKQKAKERYMKMHLAGKTEQAKADLARLAIIRKQREEAAKKKEEERKAKDEASSAGKRLQSLSLNK; encoded by the exons GTAGGAAAGGAGGCCACAAAGGCCGGGCACGGCAGTACACAAGCCCCGAGGAGATTGACGCTCAGCTCCAAGCAGAGAAACAGAAGGCCAAG gaggaggaggaagcagaggaagGCGGCGATGGGGCAACAGGAGAACCCAAAAAGAAGGAGAAATCGCTAGATTCAGACGagagtgaagaggaggaggaggacgatgaAGACTACCAG CCAAAGCACAAAGGCGTGGAAGGCATGATAGACATAGAGAATCCCAACCGCGTTGCACAGACAGCCAAAAAAGTAACTCAGATAGATATGGAGAGCCCCAGGGAATTGTCGCGGAGAGAACG AGAAGAGATTGAGAAACAGAAGGCGAAAGAGAGGTACATGAAGATGCACCTTGCCGGGAAGACAGAGCAGGCCAAGGCAGACCTCGCCCGACTAGCCATCATCCGGAAACAGAGGGAAGAGGCGGccaaaaagaaagaggaagaaaggaaag CTAAAGACGAAGCATCCTCAGCAGGCAAAAGACTGCAGTCCCTGTCCCTTAACAAGTAA
- the ARPC1B gene encoding actin-related protein 2/3 complex subunit 1B, translating into MAYQSFLLEPISCHAWNKDRTQLAICPNNHEVHIYKKDGTKWSKVHELKEHNGQVTGIDWAPDSNRIVTCGTDRNAYVWTLKGNVWKPTLVILRINRAARCVKWSPKENKFAVGSGSRLISICYFEQENDWWVCKHIKKPIRSTILSLDWHPNNVLLAAGSCDFKCRIFSAYIKEVEERPSPTPWGSKMPFGELMFESGSSCGWVHSICFSGSGSRVAWVSHDSTICLADANKKMAVACLSTETLPLLAVTFITENSLVAAGHDCCPMLFTYDEQQGTLSFGGKLDTPKQGAQRGLTARERFQNLDKKASSDTTSNATLDTLHKNSISQISVIAGGKGSCSKFCTTGMDGGMSLWDIKSLESAMKGLRIK; encoded by the exons ATGGCTTATCAGAGTTTCCTGCTGGAGCCAATCAGCTGTCATGCCTGGAACAAGGACAGAACCC AACTTGCCATCTGTCCCAACAACCACGAAGTTCACATCTACAAGAAAGACGGGACAAAGTGGAGCAAAGTCCATGAGCTGAAGGAGCACAATGGGCAGGTGACAG GCATTGACTGGGCCCCCGACAGCAACCGCATCGTGACCTGTGGGACAGACCGCAACGCTTACGTGTGGACCCTGAAGGGCAACGTGTGGAAGCCGACGCTGGTCATTCTGCGGATCAACCGCGCTGCTCGCTGCGTGAAGTGGTCTCCCAAAGAGAACAAGTTTGCGGTCGGCAGCGGCTCGAGGCTCATCTCCATCTGCTACTTTGAGCAAGAGAATGACTG GTGGGTTTGTAAACATATCAAGAAGCCCATTCGATCGACAATCCTTAGCCTTGACTGGCACCCTAACAACGTTCTCTTGGCGGCTGGATCCTGCGATTTCAAATGCAG GATCTTCTCTGCTTACATCAAAGAGGTTGAGGAGCGGCCCTCGCCAACCCCCTGGGGATCCAAGATGCCGTTTGGAGAGCTCATGTTCGAGTCGGGCAGCAGCTGTGGCTGGGTCCACAGCATCTGCTTCTCTGGGAGTGGCAGCCGCGTGGCATGGGTGAGCCACGACAGCACCATCTGCCTTGCGGATGCCAACAAGAAGATGGC TGTGGCCTGCCTCTCCACGGAAACTCTGCCTCTCCTGGCTGTGACATTCATCACTGAGAACAGCCTGGTGGCCGCG GGCCACGACTGCTGTCCGATGCTGTTCACCTATGACGAGCAGCAGGGAACGctgagttttggggggaagctggaCACCCCCAAGCAGGGCGCCCAGCGTGGCCTCACGGCTCGCGAGCGCTTCCAGAACCTGGATAAGAAAGCCAGCTCTGATACCACCAGCAACGCCACTCTGGACACCCTCCACAAGAACAGCATCAG CCAAATATCTGTGATTGCTGGTGGGAAAGGCAGCTGCTCCAAGTTCTGCACCACAGGAATGGACGGAGGAATGAGCCTATGGGACATCAAG AGCTTGGAGTCTGCTATGAAGGGCCTGCGGATCAAGTAA